One Nostoc punctiforme PCC 73102 DNA window includes the following coding sequences:
- the nifS gene encoding cysteine desulfurase NifS — MQNNCIYLDNNATTKVDPEVIEVMLPYLTDYYGNPSSMHTFGGQVGKAVRTAREQLAAILGADESEIVYTSCGTEGDNAAIRAALLAQPEKRHIVTTQVEHPAVLNVCKQLETQGYSVTYLSVNHQGQLDLDELEASLTGNTALVTIMYANNETGTIFPIEQIGLRVKEYGAIFHVDAVQAVGKIPLNMKTSTVDMLTLSGHKLHGPKGIGALYIRRGVRFRPFMIGGHQERGRRAGTENVPAIIALGKAAELELLHLEEATTRERKLRDRLEQTLLAKIPDCVVNGDVTQRLPNTTNIGFKYIEGEAILLLLNKYGICASSGSACTSGSLEPSHVLRAMGLPYTTLHGSIRFSLCRYTTEAEIDQVIEVMPSIVERLRALSPFKNDDAGWLQGQEQALAHR; from the coding sequence ATGCAAAATAACTGCATCTATCTTGATAATAATGCTACCACTAAGGTAGACCCAGAAGTTATAGAGGTAATGCTACCTTACCTCACAGATTATTACGGCAATCCCTCCAGTATGCATACCTTTGGTGGGCAAGTCGGTAAAGCAGTGAGAACAGCAAGAGAACAACTTGCAGCCATCCTGGGAGCCGATGAGTCAGAAATTGTCTACACAAGTTGCGGTACTGAGGGAGATAACGCGGCGATTCGAGCCGCACTGTTAGCGCAACCTGAAAAGCGACACATCGTCACTACTCAAGTTGAACATCCAGCAGTACTCAATGTCTGCAAACAATTAGAAACCCAAGGTTATAGTGTTACCTATTTATCAGTAAATCATCAAGGGCAGTTGGATCTAGATGAACTAGAAGCTTCCTTGACGGGTAACACCGCCTTGGTGACAATTATGTATGCTAATAATGAAACCGGAACGATTTTCCCAATTGAGCAAATTGGGTTGCGTGTCAAAGAGTATGGCGCTATCTTCCATGTAGATGCGGTGCAAGCAGTGGGAAAAATCCCGTTGAATATGAAAACTAGCACCGTGGATATGTTAACCCTGTCTGGTCACAAGCTACACGGGCCAAAAGGAATTGGTGCTTTATATATTCGGCGCGGGGTTCGGTTCCGTCCCTTCATGATTGGGGGACACCAAGAACGCGGACGTAGGGCTGGAACAGAGAATGTTCCAGCAATTATCGCCTTGGGCAAAGCTGCGGAACTAGAACTGTTACACTTGGAAGAAGCCACTACAAGAGAAAGAAAGCTGCGCGATCGCCTCGAACAAACTTTACTCGCTAAAATTCCCGATTGTGTAGTTAATGGCGACGTTACGCAGAGATTGCCAAACACAACCAATATCGGTTTCAAGTACATCGAAGGTGAAGCAATTCTACTGTTATTGAACAAATACGGTATCTGTGCATCATCCGGTTCTGCTTGTACCTCCGGTTCTCTCGAACCCTCCCACGTCCTGCGGGCAATGGGCTTACCCTATACAACTTTGCACGGTTCAATTCGCTTCAGTCTTTGTCGCTACACCACCGAAGCCGAAATCGATCAAGTAATAGAGGTAATGCCCAGTATTGTAGAACGTCTACGCGCCCTCTCACCCTTCAAAAATGATGATGCAGGTTGGTTGCAAGGACAAGAACAAGCACTAGCGCATCGTTAA
- a CDS encoding globin, whose amino-acid sequence MSTLYDNIGGQPAIEQVVDELHKRIATDSLLSPIFAGTDMAKQRNHLVAFLGQIFEGPKQYGGRPMDKTHAGLNLQQPHFDAIAKHLGEAMAVRGVSAENTKAALDRVTNMKGAILNK is encoded by the coding sequence ATGAGCACATTGTACGACAATATTGGTGGACAACCAGCTATTGAACAAGTAGTAGATGAACTCCACAAACGCATTGCTACAGACAGCCTCCTCAGTCCCATTTTTGCTGGTACAGATATGGCGAAGCAACGTAATCATCTAGTTGCTTTCTTAGGTCAAATATTTGAAGGGCCAAAGCAGTACGGCGGTCGTCCAATGGACAAAACCCACGCAGGATTGAATTTACAGCAACCACACTTCGATGCGATCGCCAAGCATCTCGGTGAAGCAATGGCTGTGCGTGGAGTGTCAGCAGAAAACACTAAAGCTGCACTAGATCGCGTCACAAATATGAAGGGCGCTATTTTGAACAAGTAA
- a CDS encoding 4Fe-4S binding protein — protein MAYKILTSQCISCNLCLTVCPTNAVKVVDGQHWIDPELCTNCVGSIHTVPQCKAGCPTCDGCVKQPSDYWEGWFANYNRVVAKLTNKQDYWERWFQTYSQKYSEQLQKRQSQSVGSEA, from the coding sequence ATGGCTTACAAAATTCTTACTAGCCAGTGTATTTCCTGCAATCTCTGTCTAACGGTATGTCCCACAAATGCAGTTAAAGTGGTTGACGGACAGCACTGGATTGACCCTGAACTTTGTACAAATTGTGTTGGTAGCATTCATACCGTACCTCAGTGTAAAGCTGGTTGTCCCACGTGCGATGGTTGCGTTAAGCAGCCTAGCGATTACTGGGAAGGCTGGTTTGCTAATTACAACCGCGTAGTCGCTAAATTAACAAATAAACAAGATTACTGGGAACGTTGGTTTCAAACCTATTCTCAGAAATACTCAGAGCAGTTGCAAAAGCGTCAATCCCAATCAGTGGGTTCTGAAGCTTAA
- the nifH gene encoding nitrogenase iron protein, which produces MTDENIRQIAFYGKGGIGKSTTSQNTLAAMAEMGQRILIVGCDPKADSTRLMLHSKAQTTVLHLAAERGAVEDIELEEVMLTGFRNVRCVESGGPEPGVGCAGRGIITAINFLEENGAYQDLDFVSYDVLGDVVCGGFAMPIREGKAQEIYIVTSGEMMAMYAANNIARGVLKYAHTGGVRLGGLICNSRNTDREIELIETLAKRLNTQMIHFVPRDNIVQHAELRRMTVNEYAPESNQANEYRTLATKIIDNKNLAIPTPIEMEELEELLIEFGILESDENTAMLVGKSAAEAPVV; this is translated from the coding sequence ATGACAGACGAAAACATTAGACAGATAGCTTTCTACGGTAAGGGCGGTATCGGTAAATCTACCACCTCCCAAAACACCTTAGCAGCTATGGCAGAAATGGGTCAACGCATCCTCATCGTCGGTTGCGACCCTAAAGCTGACTCCACCCGTTTGATGCTGCACAGCAAGGCTCAAACAACCGTTCTTCACCTCGCCGCAGAACGTGGTGCAGTAGAAGATATCGAACTCGAAGAAGTAATGCTAACCGGTTTCCGTAACGTTCGTTGCGTAGAATCTGGTGGTCCAGAACCCGGTGTAGGTTGCGCCGGTCGTGGTATCATCACCGCCATCAACTTTTTAGAAGAAAACGGTGCTTACCAAGACCTAGACTTCGTATCTTACGACGTATTAGGTGACGTTGTGTGCGGTGGTTTCGCAATGCCTATCCGTGAAGGTAAAGCACAAGAAATCTACATCGTGACATCAGGTGAAATGATGGCGATGTATGCTGCTAACAACATTGCTCGTGGTGTTCTTAAGTATGCTCACACTGGTGGCGTGCGTTTGGGTGGTTTAATTTGTAACAGCCGTAACACTGACCGGGAAATCGAATTGATCGAAACCTTGGCAAAACGGTTGAACACCCAAATGATTCACTTCGTACCCCGTGACAACATCGTTCAACACGCAGAATTGCGCCGGATGACTGTTAACGAGTACGCACCAGAAAGCAACCAAGCTAACGAATACCGGACATTGGCTACCAAAATCATCGACAACAAAAATCTAGCTATTCCTACACCCATCGAAATGGAAGAACTAGAAGAATTGTTGATTGAATTCGGTATTCTCGAAAGCGACGAAAATACCGCAATGTTGGTTGGTAAGAGTGCTGCTGAAGCTCCTGTAGTATAA
- the nifB gene encoding nitrogenase cofactor biosynthesis protein NifB — translation MTSPSTRLLNSNATESPTQAKSGGCGCDSTTSTTVERDEKLQERIAKHPCYSEDAHHHYARMHVAVAPACNIQCNYCNRKYDCANESRPGVVSELLTPEEAAHKALVIGGKIPQMTVVGIAGPGDPLANPEKTFRTFELIAAQAPDIKLCLSTNGLMLPDYIDRIKQLNIDHVTITINMVDPEIGAKIYPWVHYRRKRYRGLEGAKILHERQMEGLQALKDADILCKVNSVMIPGINDHHLVEVNRVIREKGAFLHNIMPLISAPEHGTHFGLIGQRGPTPKELKEVQDNCSGNMKMMRHCRQCRADAVGLLGEDRSQEFSKEKFLEMAPEYDMEQRATVHEGIEKFKEELKVAKDKALAGKKIANSPKVLVAVATKGGGLVNQHFGHAKEFQIYEVGGNEVRFIGHRKIDQYCQGGYGEEASFEHIMKAIADCKAVLVSKIGNCPQEKLQEAGIKTVEAYDVIEKVALEFYEQYVKELGNNE, via the coding sequence ATGACATCACCGTCTACACGACTCCTCAACTCCAACGCTACGGAATCGCCAACCCAAGCAAAATCAGGTGGTTGCGGCTGCGATAGCACCACCAGCACCACCGTGGAAAGGGACGAAAAGCTCCAAGAACGCATTGCTAAACATCCCTGCTACAGCGAAGACGCTCATCACCACTACGCTCGGATGCACGTTGCAGTTGCACCAGCTTGCAACATTCAATGCAACTATTGCAACCGCAAATATGATTGCGCTAACGAAAGCCGTCCTGGAGTAGTTAGCGAATTGCTAACACCAGAAGAAGCCGCACACAAAGCTTTGGTCATTGGTGGCAAGATTCCCCAAATGACAGTTGTGGGAATTGCTGGCCCTGGCGACCCATTGGCGAACCCAGAAAAAACCTTCCGCACATTTGAGTTGATTGCAGCACAAGCACCAGACATCAAGCTGTGCTTATCAACCAATGGTTTAATGCTGCCTGATTACATCGATCGCATTAAACAATTAAATATAGATCACGTAACGATCACCATTAACATGGTAGATCCAGAGATCGGTGCTAAGATTTATCCTTGGGTTCACTACAGACGCAAGCGTTACAGAGGTCTTGAAGGTGCGAAAATCCTCCACGAAAGACAGATGGAAGGATTGCAAGCCCTGAAAGATGCTGACATCTTGTGCAAAGTCAATTCCGTGATGATTCCCGGAATTAATGACCATCACTTAGTCGAAGTGAATCGAGTCATTCGTGAGAAAGGTGCATTCTTGCACAACATCATGCCATTGATTTCTGCACCAGAACATGGCACACACTTTGGTTTAATCGGTCAACGCGGCCCCACACCCAAAGAACTCAAAGAAGTTCAAGACAACTGCTCTGGTAACATGAAAATGATGCGCCACTGTCGTCAGTGTCGTGCCGATGCAGTCGGATTGTTGGGAGAAGACCGCAGCCAAGAGTTTTCCAAAGAGAAATTCTTGGAAATGGCTCCCGAATATGACATGGAGCAACGCGCTACCGTTCACGAAGGAATTGAGAAGTTTAAAGAAGAACTTAAAGTAGCCAAAGATAAGGCGCTAGCTGGCAAGAAAATTGCCAATAGTCCGAAAGTTTTAGTTGCAGTAGCAACCAAAGGCGGCGGATTAGTTAACCAACACTTCGGTCATGCGAAAGAATTCCAAATTTACGAAGTGGGTGGAAACGAAGTTCGCTTTATCGGTCATCGCAAAATTGACCAATACTGCCAAGGTGGATACGGCGAAGAAGCTTCTTTTGAGCATATTATGAAAGCGATCGCAGATTGCAAAGCAGTTTTAGTTTCCAAGATTGGTAACTGTCCTCAAGAAAAATTGCAAGAAGCTGGAATCAAGACTGTTGAAGCTTACGACGTGATTGAAAAGGTTGCTTTAGAGTTTTACGAGCAATACGTTAAGGAATTAGGGAATAACGAATAG
- a CDS encoding polyphosphate kinase: MNKVKQWSRFPTAGEIVLCDRSWYNRAGVERVMGFCTEAEYQEFIQSCPEFERMLVRSGIVLIKYCFSVSDEEQEERFLSRSHDPARRWKLSPMDLESRDRWVEYSKAKDTMFAYTNIPEAPWFTIEADDKRRARLNCIHHLLSKVPYEDMTPPPLELPSRPVAEDYVRAPRNEQFFVPQVY; the protein is encoded by the coding sequence ATGAATAAAGTTAAGCAATGGAGTCGCTTTCCGACAGCAGGTGAAATTGTCCTTTGCGATCGCAGTTGGTACAACCGAGCCGGAGTTGAACGGGTGATGGGTTTTTGCACCGAAGCAGAATATCAAGAATTCATACAATCTTGCCCGGAATTTGAACGAATGCTGGTGCGATCGGGCATTGTTTTAATCAAGTACTGTTTCTCCGTCAGCGATGAAGAACAAGAGGAACGTTTTCTTTCTCGCAGTCACGATCCAGCCAGGCGCTGGAAACTCAGCCCAATGGATTTAGAATCACGCGATCGCTGGGTAGAATATTCCAAAGCAAAAGATACCATGTTTGCTTACACGAATATTCCAGAAGCCCCCTGGTTTACGATTGAAGCAGATGATAAAAGACGTGCGCGGCTCAACTGCATTCATCATTTGTTGAGCAAAGTTCCTTACGAGGATATGACACCTCCTCCCTTAGAGCTTCCCTCTAGACCTGTGGCTGAGGATTATGTTCGCGCTCCCCGCAATGAGCAGTTCTTTGTCCCTCAAGTGTATTGA
- a CDS encoding reverse transcriptase family protein, which translates to MYSQNLTTIPLATESNLERLETDNLALLRSHGLAEYNTAEEIAFAMVISLEKLHFLTTSTSLTRHYLPFKISKKTGGKRIISAPKPELKAAQRWILENILEKLEVHNAAHGFCKNRSIVTNAKPHVGANVIVNIDLQNFFQSISYKRIKELFSGFGYSESTATIFGLICTTAEIAINGQINHTASENRHLPQGSPASPAISNLVCRNLDIRLAAIAENLGFCYTRYADDLTFSTSEDASSKISNLIKNTKFIIHGENFTVNDNKTKISSKSVQQEVTGVIVNTQLNISKKTLKAFRATLYQIEQEGLSGKSWGKSTNLIAAITGFANYVAMINPDKGAEFKSSVERIKQKYGGSQTDEVRF; encoded by the coding sequence ATGTATAGCCAAAATCTAACCACTATCCCATTAGCGACTGAAAGTAATCTAGAAAGGTTGGAAACTGATAATTTAGCGCTTTTGCGATCGCATGGTTTAGCTGAATACAATACTGCCGAAGAAATAGCCTTTGCAATGGTAATAAGCCTTGAAAAACTGCACTTTTTAACAACTAGTACATCCCTAACTAGACATTACCTCCCTTTCAAAATTTCAAAAAAGACAGGTGGAAAAAGAATAATTTCTGCACCAAAGCCCGAACTTAAAGCTGCTCAAAGGTGGATTCTAGAGAATATTTTAGAGAAACTAGAAGTTCATAATGCAGCGCACGGCTTTTGTAAAAATCGTTCGATAGTCACCAATGCTAAACCCCATGTTGGTGCAAATGTAATAGTCAATATTGATTTACAGAATTTTTTTCAGTCAATTTCTTACAAACGTATCAAAGAATTATTTTCTGGATTTGGTTATTCAGAATCTACGGCGACGATTTTCGGGTTGATTTGTACGACTGCTGAAATAGCAATAAATGGACAAATTAACCATACAGCTTCAGAAAACCGCCATTTACCTCAAGGTTCGCCTGCAAGTCCTGCTATTTCTAATCTAGTTTGCCGTAATCTCGATATTCGTCTTGCTGCGATCGCTGAAAATCTTGGGTTTTGCTATACGCGCTACGCTGACGATTTAACATTTTCTACTTCAGAGGATGCATCGTCCAAAATATCTAATTTGATTAAAAACACTAAATTTATTATTCATGGTGAAAATTTTACCGTTAATGATAATAAAACCAAGATTTCCAGTAAATCAGTGCAGCAAGAAGTAACAGGTGTTATTGTAAATACGCAATTAAATATATCTAAAAAGACATTAAAAGCCTTTCGTGCAACTCTATATCAAATTGAACAAGAAGGTTTATCAGGAAAAAGTTGGGGAAAATCAACTAATTTAATTGCTGCGATTACTGGGTTTGCAAATTATGTAGCAATGATTAACCCGGACAAAGGTGCAGAATTTAAATCAAGCGTGGAACGTATCAAGCAGAAATATGGTGGCTCTCAAACTGATGAAGTACGTTTTTAA
- the nifD gene encoding nitrogenase molybdenum-iron protein alpha chain, which produces MTPPENQNIIEERKELIKEVLDAYPDKAKKKREKHLSVYEEGKSDCGVKSNIKSLPGVMTARGCAYAGSKGVVWGPIKDMIHISHGPVGCGYWSWSGRRNYYIGTTGIDTFGTMHFTSDFQERDIVFGGDKKLVKLIQELDVLFPLNRGVSIQSECPIGLIGDDIEAVARKTSKEIGKPVVPVRCEGFRGVSQSLGHHIANDMVRDWVFTRSDQAKKDGTLKFEGTPYDVAIIGDYNIGGDAWASRILLEEIGLRVVAQWSGDGTINEMLMTPNVKMNLIHCYRSMNYISRHMEEAYGIPWLEYNFFGPTKIAESLREIASKFDETIQANAEKVIAKYQPTMDAVVAKYRPRLDGKTVAIMVGGLRPRHVVPAFQDLGMKMIGTGYEFAHNDDYKRTTHYIENGTIVYDDVTAYEFEEFIKALKPDLVASGVKEKYVFQKMGLPFRQMHSWDYSEPSDRSSTSYNARFFRDEIKKSLFLA; this is translated from the coding sequence ATGACACCTCCAGAAAATCAAAACATCATCGAAGAAAGAAAAGAACTAATTAAAGAAGTTCTAGACGCTTACCCCGATAAAGCTAAGAAAAAACGGGAAAAGCACTTAAGTGTATACGAAGAAGGTAAGTCCGATTGCGGCGTTAAGTCTAACATCAAATCCCTTCCTGGGGTAATGACCGCTCGTGGTTGTGCTTATGCCGGTTCTAAAGGTGTGGTTTGGGGTCCTATTAAGGACATGATCCACATCAGCCACGGGCCTGTAGGTTGCGGTTACTGGTCTTGGTCTGGTCGTCGTAACTACTACATCGGCACCACAGGTATTGATACCTTTGGTACCATGCACTTCACCTCTGACTTCCAAGAAAGAGATATCGTGTTCGGTGGTGACAAGAAACTTGTCAAGCTCATCCAAGAACTAGATGTACTTTTCCCACTCAACCGTGGTGTTTCCATTCAATCAGAATGTCCCATCGGTCTAATTGGGGATGACATCGAAGCAGTTGCTCGGAAGACATCGAAAGAAATTGGCAAGCCAGTTGTACCTGTGCGTTGCGAAGGCTTCCGGGGTGTTTCCCAATCTTTGGGACACCACATTGCTAACGACATGGTTCGTGACTGGGTTTTCACCAGATCCGACCAAGCTAAGAAAGACGGTACACTCAAGTTTGAAGGTACTCCTTATGATGTAGCCATCATAGGTGACTACAACATCGGTGGAGATGCTTGGGCTAGCCGCATCCTGTTAGAAGAAATCGGCTTGCGCGTAGTCGCTCAGTGGTCAGGTGATGGCACCATCAACGAAATGTTGATGACCCCCAATGTGAAGATGAACCTCATCCACTGTTACCGGTCGATGAACTACATCAGCCGTCACATGGAAGAAGCTTATGGTATACCCTGGTTGGAATACAACTTCTTCGGCCCCACCAAGATTGCTGAATCTTTACGGGAAATCGCTTCCAAATTTGACGAAACAATCCAAGCAAACGCTGAGAAAGTTATCGCCAAGTATCAGCCCACAATGGATGCGGTAGTCGCTAAGTACCGCCCCCGCTTGGATGGTAAGACTGTAGCCATCATGGTTGGTGGTCTACGTCCTCGCCACGTTGTCCCAGCCTTCCAAGACTTGGGTATGAAGATGATTGGTACAGGTTATGAGTTCGCTCATAATGACGACTACAAACGTACCACTCACTACATCGAAAACGGCACCATCGTTTATGACGACGTTACCGCTTACGAATTCGAGGAATTTATCAAAGCGCTGAAGCCTGATTTGGTAGCTTCTGGTGTGAAAGAGAAGTACGTCTTCCAAAAGATGGGTCTACCTTTCCGTCAAATGCACTCTTGGGATTACTCCGAACCTAGCGATCGCTCCTCAACATCATATAATGCAAGGTTTTTTCGCGACGAGATAAAAAAGAGCTTATTTCTAGCCTAA
- the nifU gene encoding Fe-S cluster assembly protein NifU produces MWDYTDKVLELFYDPKNQGEIEETGEAGVKVATGEIGSIACGDALRLHLKVEVESDKILDARFQTFGCTSAIASSSALTEMVKGLTLDEALKVSNKDIADYLGGLPEAKMHCSVMGQEALEAAIYNYRGIPLATHDDDDEGALICSCFGISESKIRRVILENHLTDAEQVTNYVKAGGGCGSCLANIDDIIRSVQQEYASPALNNYGVQVATEIVTSKERSLTNVQKIALIQKVLDEEVRPVLIADGGDVELYDVEGDRVKVVLQGACGSCSSSTATLKIAIEARLQDRVSKSLVVEAV; encoded by the coding sequence ATGTGGGACTACACTGATAAAGTATTAGAACTGTTTTACGATCCCAAAAATCAGGGAGAAATTGAAGAAACGGGCGAAGCTGGAGTTAAGGTTGCAACGGGTGAAATCGGTAGCATTGCTTGCGGTGATGCTCTGAGATTGCACCTGAAAGTGGAAGTAGAATCTGATAAAATTCTAGATGCTCGCTTTCAAACCTTTGGTTGTACTAGTGCGATCGCATCTTCTAGTGCATTAACCGAAATGGTCAAAGGCTTAACCTTAGATGAAGCTTTGAAAGTGTCCAACAAAGACATTGCAGATTACCTTGGTGGTTTGCCAGAAGCAAAGATGCATTGCTCTGTGATGGGACAAGAAGCGCTAGAAGCCGCTATCTACAATTATCGTGGCATACCTCTAGCTACCCACGATGATGACGATGAAGGCGCGTTAATTTGCAGTTGCTTTGGCATCAGCGAATCTAAAATTCGCCGCGTGATTCTAGAAAATCATCTCACTGATGCTGAACAAGTAACAAATTATGTAAAAGCTGGTGGCGGATGCGGTTCCTGTCTAGCGAACATTGATGATATTATTAGATCAGTTCAACAGGAATACGCCTCACCTGCTCTCAACAATTACGGCGTACAAGTTGCCACAGAAATTGTTACGTCTAAAGAGCGATCGCTAACAAACGTGCAAAAGATTGCTCTAATTCAAAAGGTTCTTGATGAAGAAGTCAGACCCGTACTCATTGCAGACGGGGGAGATGTAGAACTATATGATGTAGAAGGCGATCGCGTTAAAGTTGTACTGCAAGGTGCTTGCGGTTCCTGTTCTAGTAGTACAGCAACTCTGAAAATTGCGATCGAAGCCAGATTACAAGATCGTGTCAGCAAGAGCCTTGTAGTCGAAGCAGTTTAG
- a CDS encoding PIN domain-containing protein: MNALIFIDTNIFLDFYRVRGGEQKLNLLKRVDDHHDRIITTAQVEMEYKKNRQIVILESLNKFKTPDWGGLTPPAFLSDAQPAIAITKSKSEISSQQNKLKKRIEAILKNPSTNDPVFKILQRLFRSKSDFNLSREKKIRFKIRGLAWKRFILGYPPRKDKDTSIGDAINWEWIIHCAENTEKDIILVTRDTDYGVNYNKELILNDWLSQEFKQRVGRKRKIIITDRLTQAFKTISVTVTKQEEIEEDSLLEEKIRNTEEFSLENEF; encoded by the coding sequence ATGAACGCTCTTATTTTTATAGATACAAACATCTTTCTAGATTTCTACCGAGTTCGAGGTGGTGAGCAGAAACTTAATCTCCTCAAGCGAGTTGACGATCATCATGACAGAATTATTACTACTGCTCAGGTAGAGATGGAGTATAAGAAAAACCGTCAGATAGTTATTCTTGAGTCCTTAAATAAATTCAAAACTCCAGATTGGGGTGGTTTGACTCCTCCAGCATTCCTTTCAGATGCACAACCAGCAATTGCCATTACGAAAAGTAAATCAGAAATATCTTCTCAACAAAATAAACTTAAGAAGAGAATTGAGGCCATTCTTAAAAATCCCTCTACAAATGATCCTGTTTTCAAAATTTTACAAAGGTTGTTCAGAAGCAAGAGCGACTTTAATCTTTCAAGAGAAAAGAAAATTCGATTTAAGATTCGAGGTTTGGCATGGAAACGTTTTATTTTAGGTTATCCGCCACGTAAGGATAAAGATACATCTATAGGAGATGCTATCAATTGGGAATGGATTATCCACTGTGCCGAAAATACAGAAAAGGATATAATACTTGTGACTAGGGATACAGATTATGGTGTCAATTACAATAAAGAACTGATTTTAAATGACTGGCTCTCTCAGGAGTTTAAGCAGAGAGTTGGTCGAAAAAGGAAAATAATCATTACTGACCGTCTAACCCAGGCTTTTAAAACGATTTCAGTTACCGTTACTAAACAGGAAGAGATAGAGGAAGATTCACTTCTTGAGGAGAAGATACGTAACACTGAAGAGTTTTCTTTAGAAAATGAGTTTTGA
- a CDS encoding slipin family protein, with the protein MWETFYIKPNEIGILYHRSDFKKILQPGTHTYLGWHWQVKIYDLNQPLAQIENLELLLRNHEAELQQDLLIIRTAFNQVALVRYGQNWVSVAPNKLIAFWRGFIEVESYLFNLEESLELPNSFVQQLRSVALNGVKKFQISESEIGLLYLQNNFVRPLEPGEYAFWSVDRDVTVRTLSRIIPNPDFPLEDVLIEKHPDFIAAYCEVVQLQTSQVAIVRYRGKVISILPPTTRKLFWQGVAVEILDIIADAQLQPSLVAELVEGSTEVKLLSRNCLHICQVPAQHIGLVYINQEFQGQRSPGVHAWWLFGRSFQTETIDLRLQNMEVSGQDILSKDKVPLRLNLTAGYRIQDPLRAKNGLSDISGFLYKELQFALRGAVGERNLDALLEDKGAIDRSISEYIRQKAAEYGIEVDSVGVKDIILPGEIKTILSKVVEAEKAAQANVVRRREETAATRSMLNTAKVMEDNPVALRLKELEVLERIAEKIDRIQVNGSLDSILTDLIRMNPQ; encoded by the coding sequence ATGTGGGAAACGTTTTATATCAAACCTAACGAAATCGGTATCTTATATCATCGCAGTGACTTTAAGAAAATTTTGCAGCCCGGTACACACACATATTTAGGTTGGCATTGGCAAGTAAAAATTTATGACCTCAATCAGCCACTAGCTCAGATTGAAAACCTAGAACTGTTGTTGCGAAATCACGAAGCCGAATTGCAACAAGATTTATTAATTATCAGAACCGCATTCAACCAAGTTGCGTTAGTCCGCTACGGTCAGAATTGGGTAAGCGTTGCACCAAATAAATTGATTGCTTTTTGGCGTGGTTTTATTGAAGTAGAGTCTTATCTCTTCAACTTAGAAGAAAGCTTAGAATTACCTAATTCCTTTGTACAGCAATTGCGCTCAGTTGCGTTGAATGGAGTGAAGAAGTTCCAAATCTCAGAATCGGAGATTGGTTTACTATATCTGCAAAACAATTTTGTGCGACCTCTAGAACCAGGAGAGTATGCTTTTTGGTCAGTAGATAGAGATGTTACAGTCAGAACTCTCAGCCGAATTATCCCTAACCCAGACTTTCCCCTCGAAGATGTACTCATTGAAAAACATCCTGACTTTATAGCTGCTTACTGTGAAGTCGTGCAATTACAGACTTCGCAAGTTGCAATTGTGCGTTATCGAGGAAAAGTGATTTCTATTTTGCCACCCACCACCCGGAAGTTATTTTGGCAGGGTGTTGCAGTGGAAATTCTCGATATCATCGCTGATGCTCAGTTACAGCCTAGCTTAGTGGCTGAATTGGTTGAGGGTTCAACAGAAGTGAAATTGCTCAGTCGCAACTGTTTGCATATTTGCCAAGTTCCCGCTCAACACATTGGATTAGTATACATTAATCAAGAGTTTCAAGGGCAGCGATCGCCAGGGGTACATGCTTGGTGGTTATTTGGCCGCTCTTTTCAAACCGAAACCATTGACTTGCGACTCCAAAACATGGAAGTATCCGGTCAAGACATCCTCTCTAAAGATAAAGTACCTCTGCGGTTAAATTTGACGGCTGGCTACCGTATCCAAGACCCATTGAGGGCAAAAAACGGGTTATCAGATATTTCTGGGTTCTTATACAAAGAATTACAGTTTGCTTTGCGTGGTGCAGTCGGCGAACGCAACTTAGATGCTTTGTTAGAAGATAAAGGTGCAATTGATAGAAGTATCTCTGAATACATTCGCCAGAAAGCCGCAGAATATGGAATTGAAGTAGATTCTGTAGGTGTCAAAGATATTATTTTACCTGGTGAGATTAAGACTATCTTGAGCAAAGTAGTCGAGGCAGAAAAAGCTGCTCAAGCCAACGTAGTCAGACGTAGAGAAGAAACTGCTGCTACTCGCAGTATGTTAAACACTGCCAAAGTGATGGAGGACAACCCCGTTGCATTGCGTTTGAAGGAACTCGAAGTATTAGAGCGGATTGCAGAGAAGATCGATCGCATTCAAGTTAACGGTAGCTTGGATAGTATCTTAACAGACTTAATTCGGATGAATCCGCAGTGA